A window of the Branchiibius hedensis genome harbors these coding sequences:
- a CDS encoding ABC transporter permease, with amino-acid sequence MARPLSIRAEARRQLGRRRTLWSFVLVLALPLILIGAFAFGSRGGSGTSLVSLATSGSANFALFTTSSAAQFLLIVLTALFVGDAVPSEASWSSLRYLLVAPVPRARLLTSKLIVGLLTVALAVVVLVAWSVLVGGLAYGWSSFSVPGGGTLDWSVFGWRLLGVALYVIVLMLTVAGIAFFFGVRTDAPLAAVGGAVLVTIISTILGQIENLGSLRNGLPLYYDRAWFDLLSPTVDWTAMRHGALWSVLWFTAFVGLAYAVFRRKDVLS; translated from the coding sequence ATGGCACGCCCGTTGTCGATCAGAGCCGAGGCGCGGCGCCAACTGGGGCGTCGGCGTACGTTGTGGTCGTTCGTGCTGGTCCTGGCCCTGCCACTGATCCTGATCGGGGCGTTCGCGTTCGGCTCGCGCGGCGGATCGGGCACGTCGCTGGTGTCGCTCGCGACCAGTGGATCGGCGAATTTCGCTCTCTTCACAACGTCTTCGGCGGCGCAGTTCCTGCTGATCGTGCTGACCGCGCTCTTCGTCGGGGACGCGGTGCCGTCGGAGGCGTCGTGGTCGTCGTTGCGGTATCTGTTGGTCGCCCCGGTGCCCCGGGCGCGGTTGCTCACCTCGAAGCTGATCGTCGGGCTGTTGACGGTTGCGCTGGCGGTGGTGGTCCTGGTGGCGTGGTCGGTGTTGGTGGGCGGGCTGGCCTACGGGTGGTCGTCGTTCTCGGTGCCGGGCGGCGGGACGCTGGACTGGTCGGTCTTCGGCTGGCGGCTGCTGGGGGTCGCGCTCTATGTGATCGTGCTGATGCTGACCGTCGCAGGGATCGCGTTCTTCTTCGGGGTGCGCACGGACGCTCCGCTGGCGGCAGTGGGCGGCGCGGTGCTGGTGACGATCATCAGCACGATCCTCGGGCAGATCGAGAACCTCGGCTCGCTGCGCAACGGGCTGCCGCTGTACTACGACCGGGCGTGGTTCGACCTGCTGTCGCCCACGGTGGATTGGACTGCGATGCGGCATGGCGCGTTGTGGTCGGTGCTGTGGTTCACCGCGTTCGTGGGACTGGCGTACGCGGTGTTCCGCCGCAAGGATGTCCTGAGCTGA
- a CDS encoding alpha/beta fold hydrolase, whose amino-acid sequence MRIRSALLVLLAAVAFLAPVPIARAATSIDLSVPVRAEPSGAAVSLDTTVVMPAGSGRHPVVLLAHGFGGSKDSVRPQASSLVDGGFVVITYSARGFGKSGGNIHLDDPDYEVADARAVISAVLASSAASRITLDKPGDPRLGVVGGSYGGALALMLAATDPRVDTVVASITWNDLAQAFFPDHAGTSIAASPGAAPSGGVTGPLKQQWASLFFLGQVGGTTDSTTGTTDPCGRFDPTICAGFLSASSSGQPSAQLLAMLRAHSPAAFLSRLKVPTFLVQGMNDTLFGVDQADATARTLAAQGTPVAMRWMDGGHDGTSSTQAGDEQAQVTWLQHYLLGDAATVPAFVFADPLGRRQSTATLQRASGASYVDAATWRDQPIDGATKTIISPPGGLPVSNTLLPQAASLGTSLPTYSLAALPGLSAAYDTPAFAAQTKIVGAPRLKLTVRSTGPVSTLFLSVWTVNGDTATLARSLVAPIRVSGATGQPHTVDVSLPAATWTFPAGTSLRVLVTPTDSTFANSTVARADSVSISQLQLPQVASTALPVAGAGGVDRESLGVGLAIAALLVVFGLWAWRDRRAVLPADASVADVPLVVSGLTQTFKDGHRAVDDVSWRAERGQILGLLGPNGAGKTTTLRMVLGLIRPDAGQTRILGDQVVPGAAVLGRVGALVEGPGFLPHLTGRANLQAYWAATGRSATEAHYDEALAVAALADAIDRPVRSYSQGMRQRLGIAQAMLGLPEVLILDEPTNGLDPPQIAAMRPILQEYAAGGRTVIVSSHLLAEVEQTCTHIVVMNAGRVVTTGPVAELIANSDTTVLEVASLDGLDALRAVPDVEVSVVSDTEVVVTSSLPRASVVAAAVGAGMAVTGVSSRKHLEDVFLGMIAASSSASDMSPDALRRIRAR is encoded by the coding sequence ATGCGCATCCGGTCGGCACTGCTCGTGCTGCTAGCGGCTGTCGCGTTCCTGGCGCCCGTCCCGATCGCCCGGGCGGCCACGTCGATCGACCTGTCCGTACCCGTGCGCGCCGAGCCGTCGGGTGCGGCGGTGTCCCTGGACACGACCGTTGTGATGCCAGCCGGTTCGGGCCGGCACCCCGTGGTGTTGTTGGCGCACGGGTTCGGTGGGTCCAAGGACTCGGTCCGACCGCAGGCGTCGTCGCTGGTCGACGGCGGCTTCGTGGTGATCACCTACAGCGCCAGAGGTTTCGGCAAGTCCGGCGGCAATATCCACCTGGACGACCCGGACTATGAGGTGGCCGACGCCCGGGCGGTGATCAGCGCCGTGCTGGCCTCCTCCGCCGCGTCCCGCATCACGCTGGACAAGCCCGGTGATCCGAGGCTGGGAGTGGTGGGCGGGTCCTACGGCGGGGCACTGGCATTGATGCTGGCAGCGACCGATCCGCGGGTGGACACCGTGGTCGCCTCGATCACCTGGAACGACCTGGCGCAGGCGTTCTTCCCCGACCATGCGGGTACGTCGATCGCGGCCTCCCCGGGAGCCGCACCGTCCGGTGGGGTGACCGGTCCGCTGAAGCAGCAGTGGGCGTCGCTGTTCTTCCTCGGGCAGGTGGGCGGAACAACGGATTCGACCACCGGCACAACGGATCCGTGCGGCCGGTTCGATCCGACGATCTGCGCAGGCTTCCTGTCGGCATCCAGTTCGGGGCAACCCAGTGCGCAACTGCTGGCGATGTTGCGCGCGCACAGCCCGGCTGCCTTCTTGTCCCGGCTGAAGGTGCCGACCTTCCTGGTGCAAGGCATGAACGACACCCTGTTCGGCGTCGACCAGGCGGACGCCACCGCCCGCACGTTGGCTGCGCAGGGCACGCCGGTGGCGATGCGCTGGATGGACGGTGGCCACGACGGGACCTCCTCGACGCAGGCCGGCGATGAGCAGGCGCAGGTCACCTGGTTGCAGCACTACCTGCTCGGCGATGCGGCGACCGTGCCGGCGTTCGTGTTCGCCGATCCGCTCGGCCGCCGCCAGAGCACGGCGACGTTGCAGCGGGCGTCCGGGGCGTCGTACGTCGATGCGGCGACGTGGCGGGACCAGCCGATCGACGGGGCGACGAAGACGATCATCAGCCCACCGGGTGGCCTACCGGTGTCGAACACGCTTCTGCCGCAGGCAGCCTCGCTGGGCACCAGTCTCCCGACGTATTCGCTCGCGGCGCTGCCCGGTCTCAGCGCGGCGTACGACACCCCGGCCTTTGCCGCGCAGACCAAGATCGTGGGCGCGCCACGGTTGAAACTGACGGTCCGCTCGACCGGGCCGGTCAGCACACTCTTCCTGAGCGTGTGGACGGTCAACGGCGACACCGCGACGCTGGCCCGGTCGCTGGTCGCGCCGATCCGGGTCTCGGGCGCCACGGGGCAGCCGCACACGGTCGACGTGTCGCTGCCAGCCGCCACCTGGACCTTCCCGGCGGGGACCTCGTTGCGCGTCCTGGTCACGCCAACCGACAGCACCTTCGCCAACAGCACTGTGGCGCGAGCAGATTCGGTGTCGATCAGTCAGCTGCAGCTCCCGCAGGTCGCCTCGACCGCGCTGCCCGTGGCCGGCGCAGGAGGGGTGGATCGGGAGAGCCTCGGGGTCGGTCTGGCGATTGCCGCACTGCTGGTGGTGTTCGGGTTGTGGGCGTGGCGGGACCGGCGGGCGGTGCTCCCCGCTGACGCCTCGGTGGCGGACGTGCCGCTGGTCGTGTCCGGGCTGACGCAGACGTTCAAGGACGGTCACCGGGCGGTGGACGACGTGTCCTGGCGGGCGGAGCGCGGGCAGATCCTCGGACTGCTCGGGCCCAACGGTGCCGGAAAGACCACGACGTTGCGGATGGTGCTCGGGCTGATCCGTCCGGACGCGGGGCAGACGCGGATCCTGGGCGACCAGGTCGTGCCCGGAGCCGCCGTGCTGGGCCGCGTGGGGGCGCTGGTGGAGGGCCCGGGCTTCCTGCCCCATCTGACCGGTCGGGCCAACCTGCAGGCCTACTGGGCGGCGACCGGTCGGTCGGCGACGGAGGCGCATTACGACGAAGCCTTGGCGGTGGCGGCGCTGGCTGATGCCATCGACCGGCCGGTGCGCTCCTACAGCCAGGGCATGCGGCAGCGCCTCGGGATCGCGCAGGCGATGCTCGGCCTGCCCGAGGTCCTGATCCTGGATGAGCCGACCAACGGGCTGGATCCGCCGCAGATCGCGGCGATGCGTCCGATCCTGCAGGAGTACGCCGCGGGCGGGCGCACCGTGATCGTCTCCAGTCACCTGCTGGCCGAGGTGGAGCAGACCTGCACCCACATCGTCGTGATGAACGCCGGTCGGGTGGTGACGACGGGGCCGGTCGCGGAGTTGATCGCGAATAGCGACACGACGGTCTTGGAGGTCGCCTCGCTGGACGGCCTTGATGCGCTCCGGGCCGTGCCGGACGTCGAGGTGTCCGTCGTGTCGGACACGGAAGTGGTGGTGACGTCGTCGTTGCCGCGCGCCTCGGTCGTCGCCGCTGCCGTGGGGGCCGGGATGGCCGTGACCGGTGTCAGCAGCCGCAAGCATCTGGAGGATGTGTTCCTGGGAATGATCGCGGCCTCCAGTTCAGCATCCGACATGTCGCCGGATGCCCTTCGACGGATCCGGGCCCGCTGA
- the nusB gene encoding transcription antitermination factor NusB: MGARTKSRKRALDILFESEQRGMNAVTLLEERVAVPVTQAPVNDYTQTLVRGVVEHWTVINEAIETYSRDWPMERMPAVDRALLRVAVWELVFGPDDVPESAAIAEAVGLARELSTDESPRFVNGLLGRIAEVKTTLV; this comes from the coding sequence GTGGGCGCTCGCACCAAGTCCCGCAAGCGGGCGCTCGACATCCTCTTCGAGTCCGAGCAACGCGGTATGAACGCCGTGACGCTGCTCGAGGAGCGGGTCGCCGTACCCGTCACCCAAGCCCCCGTGAACGACTACACCCAGACGCTGGTGCGCGGGGTGGTCGAGCACTGGACCGTCATCAACGAGGCCATCGAAACCTACAGCCGCGACTGGCCGATGGAGCGGATGCCTGCGGTGGACCGCGCTCTGCTGCGAGTTGCCGTGTGGGAGTTGGTCTTCGGGCCCGATGACGTGCCGGAGTCGGCAGCGATCGCTGAGGCGGTCGGGCTGGCCCGGGAACTGTCCACCGATGAGTCGCCGCGTTTCGTCAACGGACTGCTCGGGCGAATCGCAGAGGTGAAGACCACCCTGGTCTGA
- the efp gene encoding elongation factor P, producing MATTNDLKNGIVLNIDGQLWTVVEFQHVKPGKGPAFVRTKLKNVLSGKVVDKTFNAGVKVETANVDRSDMQFLYKDGNDFVFMDTKDYDQISIPAETVGDAANYMLENQEAIVARHDGTVLYVELPVSVVLEITHTEPGLQGDRSTGGTKPATLETGAEIQVPLFLETGTRVKVDTRDGSYLGRVS from the coding sequence GTGGCTACGACGAATGATTTGAAGAACGGCATTGTGCTCAACATCGACGGTCAGCTGTGGACCGTGGTGGAGTTCCAGCACGTCAAGCCCGGCAAGGGGCCGGCCTTTGTGCGCACGAAGCTGAAGAACGTGCTGTCCGGCAAGGTCGTCGACAAGACCTTCAACGCCGGCGTCAAGGTCGAGACGGCGAACGTCGACCGGTCGGACATGCAGTTCCTATACAAGGACGGCAACGACTTCGTCTTCATGGACACCAAGGACTACGACCAGATCTCGATCCCCGCCGAGACCGTCGGCGACGCCGCGAACTACATGCTGGAGAACCAGGAAGCGATCGTCGCGCGGCACGACGGCACTGTGCTGTACGTCGAGCTGCCCGTCTCCGTCGTTCTGGAGATCACGCACACCGAGCCGGGCCTGCAGGGCGACCGCTCCACCGGTGGCACCAAGCCGGCGACGCTGGAGACCGGCGCCGAGATCCAGGTCCCGCTCTTCCTGGAGACCGGCACCCGGGTCAAGGTCGACACTCGCGACGGTTCCTACCTCGGCCGGGTCAGCTGA
- the aroB gene encoding 3-dehydroquinate synthase, with protein MTSIISVGGDYDVTIGAGVLDQVPESLPDGVLRVLIVHAPVMAAAAWALEDDLAQRGIGAILAPLPDAEAAKTAEVTAWLWGLLGEAGFTRSDAVVAIGGGATTDLGGFVAATWLRGVPVVQVPTTLLGMVDAAVGGKTGINTAEGKNLVGAFHPPAAVIADLSLLRTLPREDLVAGLAEVIKCGFIADPAILDLVEADPQAALDVDGEVLPELVRRAVQVKADVVAADLKESSLREILNYGHTFAHAIEQVEHYTWRHGDAVAVGMVYIAELSRLAGLIDDDLVQRHRAVLSSVGLPTAYADGDWEALLTAMRRDKKTRGDLLRFVALTGIAQPTRLEGPSAEDLRAAYDAVSV; from the coding sequence ATGACGTCCATCATCTCCGTCGGCGGCGACTACGACGTCACCATCGGGGCGGGCGTGCTGGACCAGGTGCCCGAGTCACTGCCGGACGGTGTGCTGCGGGTCCTGATCGTGCACGCACCCGTGATGGCGGCCGCCGCCTGGGCCCTGGAGGACGACCTGGCCCAGCGGGGCATCGGCGCGATCCTGGCACCGCTGCCCGACGCCGAAGCCGCGAAAACGGCCGAGGTGACGGCCTGGCTGTGGGGATTGCTGGGCGAGGCCGGGTTCACCCGATCGGACGCCGTCGTGGCGATCGGGGGCGGCGCGACCACTGATCTCGGCGGTTTCGTGGCGGCGACGTGGCTGCGCGGGGTTCCCGTCGTGCAGGTACCGACGACGCTGCTGGGCATGGTCGATGCCGCGGTCGGTGGCAAGACCGGCATCAACACCGCAGAGGGCAAGAACCTCGTCGGCGCCTTCCACCCGCCGGCGGCGGTGATCGCGGACCTGTCACTGCTGCGCACCCTGCCGCGAGAGGACCTGGTCGCCGGGCTGGCCGAGGTCATCAAGTGTGGCTTCATCGCCGACCCGGCCATCCTGGATCTGGTCGAGGCCGATCCGCAGGCGGCGCTGGACGTCGACGGCGAGGTGCTGCCAGAACTCGTGCGTCGTGCCGTCCAGGTCAAGGCCGACGTGGTCGCCGCCGACCTGAAGGAGTCCTCGCTGCGCGAGATCCTGAACTACGGTCATACCTTTGCCCACGCCATCGAGCAGGTCGAGCACTACACGTGGCGGCACGGTGACGCGGTCGCCGTGGGCATGGTCTACATCGCGGAACTGTCCCGGTTGGCCGGGCTGATCGACGACGACCTGGTCCAGCGCCACCGGGCGGTGCTGTCCAGCGTCGGTCTGCCCACGGCGTACGCCGATGGTGATTGGGAAGCCCTGCTGACCGCGATGCGGCGGGACAAGAAGACCCGCGGGGATCTGCTGCGGTTCGTGGCCCTGACCGGGATCGCCCAGCCGACCCGGCTGGAAGGTCCGTCGGCTGAGGACCTGAGGGCGGCGTACGACGCGGTTTCGGTGTGA
- a CDS encoding shikimate kinase — protein MSAPHPAAVLIGPPGAGKSTVAAAIAEQTGWTHIDTDTLIVAQEGLPISDIFVEQGEAAFRRIEAGVVRDALTAHDGVLSLGGGAPMHPDTAALLDGHVVIFLDVDVSEAARRVGLNTARPLLAINPRAQLNALLKQRRPRYEELATFTIDTSGREPQEIAAEILTRLEDRS, from the coding sequence GTGAGCGCGCCGCACCCGGCCGCTGTCCTGATCGGACCACCCGGCGCCGGGAAGAGCACCGTTGCTGCCGCTATCGCCGAGCAGACCGGCTGGACGCACATCGACACCGACACGTTGATCGTCGCGCAGGAAGGGCTGCCGATCTCGGACATCTTCGTGGAGCAGGGCGAAGCGGCGTTCCGCCGCATCGAAGCCGGTGTCGTCCGGGACGCCCTCACCGCCCACGACGGCGTGCTGTCCCTCGGCGGGGGTGCCCCGATGCACCCGGACACCGCCGCTTTGCTGGACGGCCATGTGGTCATCTTCCTCGACGTCGACGTGTCCGAGGCAGCCCGGCGGGTCGGTCTGAACACGGCCCGACCGCTGCTGGCGATCAACCCGCGCGCCCAACTCAACGCGCTGCTCAAACAGCGTCGCCCGCGCTACGAGGAGTTGGCGACCTTCACCATCGACACCAGCGGACGCGAGCCGCAGGAGATCGCGGCCGAGATCCTGACCCGGTTGGAGGATCGCTCATGA
- the aroC gene encoding chorismate synthase, translated as MLRWLTAGESHGPALTAVIEGIPADVQVTVPMLQDALARRRLGYGRGARMSFEKDQVTLTGGIRHGLSMGSPIAITIANTEWHKWETVMSPAPVATEELARANDVGAPQELARNKPLTRPRPGHADMAGMQKYGFDDARPVLERASARETAARVALGTVAAAFLRQAYGIELVAHTVAIGAASVASDSPLPTPDDVAALDDSPVRSLDATGSAAMVAAIDEAKKNGDTLGGVVEVLAYGVPPGLGSYVQSDRRLDARLAGALMGIQAIKGVEVGDGFDVARQPGSEAHDEMVPEEEHVTRLSNRAGGIEGGMSNGSIVRVRAAMKPISTVPRALRTVDVATGEAATAIHQRSDVCAVPAAGVVAEAMVALVLAQAALEKFGGDSVAETARNHQSYLAAIPANMRTW; from the coding sequence ATGCTGCGTTGGTTGACCGCGGGGGAGTCACACGGCCCCGCTCTGACGGCTGTGATCGAAGGGATCCCCGCCGACGTCCAGGTGACCGTTCCCATGCTGCAGGACGCGCTCGCGCGCCGTCGCCTGGGCTACGGGCGCGGTGCGCGAATGAGCTTTGAGAAGGACCAGGTCACCCTGACCGGCGGCATCCGCCACGGACTGAGCATGGGATCACCGATCGCCATCACGATCGCCAACACGGAGTGGCACAAGTGGGAGACGGTGATGAGCCCGGCGCCGGTGGCGACCGAGGAGCTTGCGCGCGCCAACGATGTCGGAGCCCCGCAGGAGTTGGCCCGCAACAAACCCCTGACCCGGCCGCGGCCCGGTCACGCCGACATGGCCGGAATGCAGAAGTACGGTTTCGATGACGCTCGTCCCGTCCTGGAGCGCGCCTCGGCCAGGGAGACCGCGGCCCGGGTCGCCTTGGGAACGGTGGCCGCGGCGTTCCTGCGTCAGGCCTACGGGATCGAACTCGTCGCCCACACCGTTGCGATCGGGGCCGCGTCAGTGGCCTCCGACAGTCCGTTGCCGACGCCGGATGACGTTGCGGCGCTGGATGATTCGCCAGTGCGAAGCCTCGACGCGACGGGGAGCGCGGCGATGGTGGCCGCCATCGACGAAGCGAAGAAGAACGGCGACACCCTCGGCGGTGTCGTCGAAGTCCTGGCCTACGGGGTTCCGCCGGGCCTGGGGTCTTACGTGCAGTCCGACCGACGTCTTGACGCCCGGCTGGCCGGGGCGCTGATGGGCATCCAGGCGATCAAGGGTGTCGAGGTCGGCGACGGCTTCGACGTGGCCCGGCAGCCGGGCTCAGAAGCACACGACGAGATGGTGCCCGAGGAGGAGCACGTCACTCGGCTGAGCAACCGCGCCGGCGGTATCGAGGGCGGGATGAGCAACGGCAGCATCGTGCGGGTCCGCGCGGCGATGAAGCCCATCTCCACGGTGCCGCGGGCTTTGCGCACCGTGGATGTGGCGACCGGTGAAGCGGCCACGGCGATCCACCAGCGCTCCGACGTGTGCGCCGTGCCCGCGGCGGGGGTCGTCGCCGAGGCCATGGTCGCGCTGGTCCTGGCGCAGGCCGCGCTGGAGAAATTCGGTGGCGACAGCGTGGCGGAGACGGCTCGCAATCACCAGTCCTACCTGGCTGCGATCCCGGCCAATATGCGCACGTGGTGA
- a CDS encoding shikimate dehydrogenase, producing the protein MVNRAAVLGKPVAHSLSPVLHQAAYAELGLTDWTYERFEVGQGELASFVGERDETWRGFSVTMPAKEDAYALATTRAPVAERTGAVNTLVRTPGGWAGDNTDVYGVQQALLDAGFDPATLQDGVPVILGSGATARSALAALTDLGATRAAFVVRDQVRPATQAQAAADGVTLCGVDVAAAPVVINTVPGDAADSYATSWDSPVRSGQVVLDVRYAADRTPLGSAVTAAGAHLVGGIEMLVHQAAAQVVLMTGHDAPVAVMQAAGRAAMAAR; encoded by the coding sequence GTGGTGAACCGGGCTGCGGTCCTGGGCAAACCCGTCGCTCATTCGTTGTCCCCGGTGCTGCACCAGGCGGCGTACGCCGAACTCGGGCTGACCGACTGGACCTACGAGCGGTTCGAGGTGGGGCAGGGGGAGTTGGCGAGCTTCGTCGGCGAGCGGGACGAGACGTGGCGGGGTTTCTCGGTGACCATGCCGGCGAAGGAAGACGCGTACGCACTGGCCACTACCCGCGCCCCGGTCGCGGAGCGGACCGGTGCGGTCAACACCCTGGTGCGTACGCCGGGTGGCTGGGCCGGTGACAACACCGACGTGTACGGCGTGCAGCAAGCCCTCCTGGACGCCGGCTTCGACCCGGCCACGCTGCAGGACGGCGTACCCGTCATCCTCGGCAGCGGCGCCACGGCCCGCTCCGCGCTGGCCGCGCTGACCGACCTGGGGGCAACCAGGGCGGCGTTCGTCGTACGGGATCAGGTGCGACCGGCCACGCAGGCCCAGGCCGCCGCCGACGGGGTCACCCTCTGCGGCGTCGACGTCGCCGCCGCACCGGTCGTGATCAACACGGTGCCTGGCGACGCGGCCGACAGCTACGCGACGTCCTGGGACAGTCCGGTCCGGTCCGGCCAGGTCGTCCTCGACGTTCGCTACGCGGCCGACCGCACCCCCTTGGGCAGCGCCGTCACCGCGGCCGGTGCGCACCTGGTCGGGGGGATCGAGATGTTGGTCCACCAGGCGGCTGCCCAGGTGGTGTTGATGACCGGCCACGACGCACCCGTGGCCGTGATGCAGGCGGCCGGCCGGGCCGCGATGGCCGCACGCTGA
- the mltG gene encoding endolytic transglycosylase MltG, whose protein sequence is MDEANLSESIFGSGGSPAPQGPADPTQARRPEEVSADAPVREPLPAPASPVTRRVLREREAALAQQDDLGPDDAHLQHPAYAEHDPHLERSKVRARRGCLAILLSVVLLLVGAFFVVKNLGGSWFSGDSSSQASTDYTGNGTGSVQVVVRKGDTGAAIGQTLEKAGVVKSASTFATVAGATPGFTSIQPGTYTMRKQMSAAAAASLMLEPGTRAAGAIVREGLWNSEIFALLSKETGVPVADYQKVTAAQVGLPAAAKGNLTGWLFPSTYTFEPDTTAVQQLKTMVDLTKTNLKSVGIDPENAERTLIVASLVQAEADPAKYGPKVARVIDNRLDPAVDKGQTHGVLGLDSAVSFGVQHRAAFPTQAELNNDNPYNLRLHAGLPPGPIGNPGLAAIKAAQDPAPGSWLYFITVNLDTGETLFSDTYAQFQQDNAKLTAWCSANKGRC, encoded by the coding sequence ATGGACGAGGCCAACTTGTCGGAGTCGATCTTCGGCTCGGGCGGTTCGCCTGCCCCACAGGGGCCTGCTGATCCGACACAAGCGCGCCGCCCGGAGGAGGTATCCGCCGACGCACCGGTCCGTGAACCGCTACCGGCCCCGGCCAGCCCGGTGACCAGGCGCGTGCTGCGCGAGCGGGAAGCGGCCCTCGCCCAGCAGGACGACCTAGGCCCCGACGACGCGCACCTGCAGCACCCGGCCTACGCAGAGCACGACCCGCATCTCGAGCGCTCCAAGGTGCGGGCCCGCCGGGGTTGTCTGGCGATCCTGTTGAGTGTGGTCCTGTTGCTGGTCGGTGCCTTCTTCGTGGTGAAGAACCTCGGCGGCTCGTGGTTCAGCGGTGACTCCTCCAGTCAGGCATCGACGGATTACACCGGCAACGGCACCGGATCGGTGCAGGTCGTGGTCCGCAAGGGCGACACCGGCGCAGCGATCGGGCAGACCCTGGAGAAAGCGGGCGTGGTCAAGTCGGCCAGCACCTTCGCCACCGTCGCCGGTGCCACTCCAGGGTTCACCTCGATCCAGCCGGGCACCTACACGATGCGCAAGCAGATGAGCGCCGCCGCGGCCGCAAGTCTGATGCTCGAACCGGGCACCCGTGCCGCGGGTGCGATCGTGCGGGAGGGCCTGTGGAACAGCGAGATCTTCGCCCTGCTGTCCAAGGAGACCGGGGTCCCGGTCGCTGACTATCAGAAGGTCACGGCCGCGCAGGTCGGCCTACCCGCGGCCGCCAAGGGCAACCTGACCGGCTGGCTGTTCCCCTCGACGTACACCTTCGAACCGGACACGACAGCGGTCCAGCAGCTCAAGACCATGGTGGACCTGACCAAGACCAACCTGAAGTCGGTCGGGATCGACCCGGAGAACGCCGAACGCACGTTGATCGTGGCCTCCCTGGTTCAGGCGGAGGCGGACCCTGCCAAGTACGGCCCGAAGGTGGCCCGCGTGATCGACAACCGCCTCGACCCCGCGGTCGACAAGGGTCAGACCCACGGGGTCCTCGGCCTGGACAGCGCGGTCAGCTTCGGCGTACAGCACCGCGCCGCGTTCCCGACCCAAGCGGAACTGAACAACGACAACCCCTACAACCTGCGCCTGCACGCCGGTTTGCCGCCCGGTCCGATCGGTAACCCGGGTCTGGCCGCCATCAAGGCGGCGCAGGACCCGGCGCCGGGCAGCTGGCTGTACTTCATCACCGTCAACCTGGACACCGGCGAGACGCTCTTCTCCGACACCTACGCGCAGTTCCAGCAGGACAACGCCAAGCTGACCGCGTGGTGCTCGGCCAACAAGGGCCGGTGCTGA
- the ruvX gene encoding Holliday junction resolvase RuvX, with translation MSAARIGIDVGAARVGVAVTDPGGVVVLPLTTLERDATGDRDITEVAELVAERQVAGVVVGLPLNLDGSDSASTAAARDWAARLSSRIGATPVHLVDERLTTVSAYRDLRDGGKNARQAREFIDQQSAALILQVALDTERATGRPAGVRVGGRKPRHRRARGDVAKG, from the coding sequence GTGTCCGCAGCGCGCATCGGGATCGATGTCGGGGCGGCCCGGGTGGGCGTGGCCGTCACCGACCCCGGTGGTGTCGTGGTGCTGCCACTGACCACGCTGGAGCGTGATGCGACGGGTGATCGCGACATCACCGAAGTCGCCGAACTCGTGGCTGAGCGGCAGGTTGCGGGGGTGGTCGTGGGCCTACCCCTGAATCTGGACGGGTCCGACAGCGCCTCGACCGCGGCCGCCCGGGACTGGGCAGCGCGGCTGAGCAGCAGGATCGGCGCCACGCCGGTGCACCTGGTTGACGAGCGTCTCACCACGGTTTCGGCGTACCGTGACCTGCGAGACGGAGGAAAGAACGCCCGACAGGCTCGGGAGTTCATCGATCAACAGTCCGCTGCGCTTATCCTGCAGGTCGCATTGGACACAGAACGAGCTACCGGCCGCCCGGCCGGGGTGCGCGTCGGGGGGCGCAAACCTAGACATCGTCGCGCGCGCGGCGATGTCGCGAAAGGGTGA